In one window of Trachemys scripta elegans isolate TJP31775 chromosome 5, CAS_Tse_1.0, whole genome shotgun sequence DNA:
- the LOC117877547 gene encoding general transcription factor IIE subunit 1-like produces the protein MGDQDVITEVPAALKRLAKYMVRGFYGVEYSLVLDVLIRYPCVKEDDLLLLLKYERKQLRTVLNTLKADKFVKLRMRVETGPNGKSTRHNYYYINYKVLVDVVKYKLDHVRRKIEADERDSTTRSSFKCPSCFSTYTDLEVNQLFDIFTETFRCTYCNAEVEEDASALPKRDARTLLAKFNEQIEPIFALLRETEEVVLPHDLLEPQPTEIPELSESFEQKVCSSILDSSSHPEKWANKNSSVSNMYVQNLVIDVQDSEPKMKGKEKVTKEHPIWMSQSTVQGASSYATDSNTEMSKETDDYVKEVVTDNEVIRTLLIHESKSSSGTGHPPPLARNKLHESESDTSESEEEAKHAKPVVVKAAGSDLEQEEQETLDPTVMVAGQAHLYSEVSDNPELVSLMTDKEREVYIKVGQEMFQSVFE, from the exons ATGGGAGATCAAGATGTTATTACGGAAGTCCCAGCAGCACTGAAACGGTTGGCCAAATACATGGTGCGTGGCTTCTATGGGGTAGAGTACTCACTGGTCCTTGATGTATTGATCCGATACCCCTGTGTGAAGGAGGATGACTTGCTGCTACTGCTCAAGTATGAACGCAAACAGTTGCGCACTGTCCTCAACACGCTCAAGGCAGATAAATTTGTCAAGCTGCGCATGCGGGTTGAAACAGGGCCCAATGGGAAGAGTACAAGGCATAATTACTACTACATCAACTACAAGGTGCTGGTGGATGTGGTTAAGTACAAACTGGATCATGTGCGCCGGAAGATAGAAGCAGATGAGCGGGATTCAACTACCAGGTCCTCCTTCAAGTGTCCGTCTTGCTTTAGCACTTACACAGACCTGGAAGTAAATCAGCTGTTTGACATATTCACAG AGACTTTCCGCTGCACCTACTGCAATGCTGAAGTTGAGGAGGATGCCTCTGCACTTCCCAAACGAGATGCTCGAACCTTGCTAGCAAAATTTAACGAACAGATCGAACCCATCTTTGCACTGCTGCGGGAAACTGAAGAGGTTGTTCTACCACATGATTTGCTTGAGCCTCAGCCAACGGAAATTCCAGAGCTATCAGAAAG CTTTGAACAGAAGGTATGTTCAAGCATCCTGGACTCCAGTAGCCATCCTGAGAAATGGGCCAACAAGAATTCATCTGTCAGTAATATGTATGTTCAAAACTTGGTCATTGATGTCCAAGATTCTGAACCAAAGatgaaagggaaggaaaaagtgACTAAAGAACATCCTATATGGATGTCACAAAGTACTGTACAAGGAGCATCTTCATATGCAACTGACTCCAATACTG AAATGTCCAAAGAAACCGATGACTATGTTAAGGAAGTTGTTACTGATAATGAAGTAATAAGGACTCTTCTCATCCATGAATCTAAGTCTTCCTCTGGCACAGGGCATCCCCCTCCGCTTGCCAGAAACAAACTGCATGAGTCAGAAAGTGACACCAGTGAATCAGAGGAGGAGGCCAAACATGCAAAACCTGTGGTAGTTAAAGCAGCAGGGAGTGACTTGGAACAAGAGGAACAGGAAACACTGGATCCTACAGTAATGGTTGCTGGACAGGCCCACTTGTACAGTGAAGTTAGTGACAATCCAGAGCTAGTGTCACTTATGacagacaaagagagagaagttTACATCAAGGTGGGACAAGAAATGTTCCAGTCTGTCtttgagtga